From the Carassius carassius chromosome 45, fCarCar2.1, whole genome shotgun sequence genome, one window contains:
- the LOC132127235 gene encoding uncharacterized protein LOC132127235 codes for MEKRHREGTLEGSRSHQSTLTGTLALKNFTIPRKKRTSREVLLERCSEESRDYNLIQTKLRDAKLDTREDRANAWVWKDVCLVHNEELLKKFLEKRAEMRAKGRHGREMEERFCFLASSDQMAAQIYRHGLQVGSTVQYALGKPSHGVYLFRHVDVALKSNTNVLSLTKVVIFKVLYGKVKKSAPSLDWNKTQDPTVSFDCHMCKDAVSYRDTLHQQVLGSSVFLFDFNEKQELTERPRQCLPYAVVSFVPASSAILTVPTNLPLSASALPVGQVHDHFKACNLAKRKGGTATITFKHFGMSGCCETPHYTPQKPEVEAAFQRSDIQNTLSFNPKQHWIAASEEAASSSSGPVMDNTAISQSLLGKKLFLSNHKKSIANNDNTWDIVPQSPLDKISSLVYSSRLVSDPRLSRQGTYKQTNHSEAKVAYTGSGCDNKECQPSDKNQEDNYGFAGNTCDSKEPTKKDTQRETSRIDQCSHALTLPSMKLFKMKFQKYAAYFRMNEEERHLNIWSQENMSAEQKQELADRIHFYEGYYHKYKNGLIFQNVNETKKKSSVSQIEPKENHILQTKDDTYKHNQSYVCQPRSHNAASLSDNRGKCSTTLIHETSLLYHAESSAVMLPEKGQDQAPETNQDHPDRCLVHSSDKLSEQSLVLTSLNLNLTGEKTETQSVHLDLRHPSHLSCPSNEAKLNHSIEGESELSRRAVEDLKENQSTPGDNLVEKLSTGSCLMYANNVMDNTVMDIASCVEVSSCGPSDNCDLSPPMTVKQKEDGKTGSDVQEMGTFRWIKCCEDSSPELDMETVKRDGSTHCELYKRIQLDQLLPSMFEKHVFSSSTDKDMSRPVDNISKLKNESKDDSEAETNLNIKVTLKSSKTSAHTTEVLSLSERFSKIKGLQKKLIERNNKMIQSRSGGYKETATCNAELIQLLAQRYSKSKLYVKYNYLSRPGYKKSCLKKQHTVLSLRHSLKRSKYVKKTSFWKAKRNISRATVSADETLNSKATPDSSNSQSEIVFTEHEDQDPDSNLRMSHTSDDGKSLHVQGSQEATATLPEPKLIEEPINPTEDLYKNDSVCTEKATTDFTPYLIPVIVDKGERVKTTENISNQSQISLITCSSKKQGRKECEEEKMLLTVTSETGLNPLRKELFTFKFTVDDNVDADCKASETHSDMPASNTTNSHKTELRSNVTPEAKLMDAINATAETETIKCSEQNANTKNTPNVQCFEGTELMSAYIPHMNQSCLKMFTNTSNVHSVWSTDSEAFGYTTLDSKQCRSEALNCTSNNVVDLTVDDPALSVQCEISSKRTKKNSNTSLLGSDKSQSTPTIRDNCNLSRPDQNKTDEANSPETQLISKLRDYLTKFESTVKKQESVNEDLKERPVMWITLDSTAHKQQLYEKSQYCMVNVPCLMSHGGETVKKNNSSEYTEAPARKVLRREHARHGTDVCLLVPVEPKRGRRSSQTKRTSKQRSRRSSVPSVSPDSTSALDTIKDNSPLPLAPVNDRSAVFPEISINNTFNAQLQMQRKQTTAQQNSSVNLNSIYERQSQENQSLNTVKIIDDGNVSSTFADNKYSISDISNTLKKADQTVSLTELGSLQSKCKSMLQHFILSFEQDQKVPFNQSFVSRCLILEQYLDHPPAQVDLKYEAVNSYLELQMMMEAWQFVENKINFLSGKPTFRSLLWYDPSLYGELYKGEVGFQQQSSLFASFQKILAQEGYSKLQEYYSAVFSLHKQLNAAPDASYYMYLKSKREILEAEAALRNAHDIKSFFLSVPMSAMINLGDSLERLEKIHKVIMTFVETPSDQLPGTFDVGKAEHLSITCRYLQEKALFMKSCKDMISKVSWFGIEHLLYDASKVLVWQDMSHGAPNEVLKTYKNSNPQIIFGVTESGVTLVNKVEQPPPSINGAEISTKQKSDAARKRKSSQLWASSQPSVAQSVKADKDVAYKMARR; via the exons ATGGAGAAAAGACACCGTGAGGGGACATTAGAGGGCTCCAGATCACACCAGTCAACATTAACAGGAACCCTGGCACTGAAGAACTTCACCATACCCAGGAAGAAGCGGACCTCTAGAGAAG TCCTTTTGGAGCGTTGTTCAGAGGAAAGCCGTGACTACAATCTCATTCAGACAAAACTGAGAGATGCCAAGCTGGACACTAGAGAGGACCGAGCAAATGCATGGGTCTGGAAAGATGTTTGTTTAGTGCACAATGAGGAGCTCCTTAAAAAGTTCTTAGAAAAAAG GGCAGAGATGCGAGCCAAAGGAAGACATGGGAGAGAAATGGAAGAAAGATTCTGTTTTTTAGCTTCATCGGATCAAATGGCAGCCCAGATTTATCGGCACGGTCTACAGGTTGGCAGCACTGTCCAGTATGCCTTGGGAAAGCCATCACACGGAGTATATCTCTTTAGGCATGTCGATGTGGCTCTGAAATCTAATACCAACGTATTAAGTTTGACAAAAGTTGTAATTTTCAAG GTTCTTTATGGAAAGGTGAAAAAATCTGCTCCAAGCTTGGACTGGAACAAAACGCAGGATCCCACTGTGAGCTTTGACTGTCACATGTGTAAAGACGCAGTGTCTTATCGAGACACTCTTCACCAACAAGTTCTGGGCTCCTCT GTTTTTCTGTTTGACTTTAACGAGAAGCAGGAACTCACTGAAAGACCCAGGCAGTGTTTGCCGTATGCTGTAGTTTCATTTGTTCCTGCTAGCAGTGCCATTCTGACTGTGCCTACAAACCTACCGCTCTCAGCTTCAGCGCTACCTGTTGGCCAAGTGCATG ACCATTTTAAGGCATGTAATTTGGCAAAGAGAAAAGGAGGCACTGCCACCATTACGTTCAAACACTTTGGCATGTCGGGCTGCTGTGAGACACCTCATTATACACCTCAGAAACCAGAAGTAGAAGCTGCATTTCAAAGGAGCGATATTCAAAACACTCTGTCATTCAACCCAAAACAGCACTGGATTGCTGCCAGTGAGGAAGCAGCTTCCAGTAGTTCAGGGCCAGTTATGGATAACACTGCCATCTCTCAAAGCTTGCTGGGAAAGAAATTATTCCTGAGTAATCACAAAAAGAGTATTGCAAACAATGACAATACATGGGACATAGTACCTCAAAGTCCACTGGACAAAATTTCTAGCTTGGTGTATTCTTCACGCTTGGTTAGTGATCCTCGTCTATCTAGACAAGGAACATATAAACAAACCAACCACTCAGAGGCCAAGGTAGCATACACTGGATCTGGGTGTGATAATAAGGAATGCCAACCATCTGATAAAAACCAAGAGGACAATTATGGATTTGCTGGAAATACGTGTGATTCAAAAGAGCCAACAAAGAAGGACACTCAAAGAGAAACCTCAAGGATCGACCAATGTTCGCATGCCCTGACATTGCCTTCAATGAAGTTATTCAAAATGAAATTCCAAAAATATGCTGCCTACTTTAGAATGAATGAGGAAGAGAGGCATCTAAACATATGGTCACAAGAAAACATGTCAGCAGAGCAAAAGCAAGAATTAGCTGACCGAATACATTTTTATGAAGGTTATTATCATAAGTATAAAAACGGATTGATCTTTCAAAATGTTAATGAGACAAAGAAGAAGTCCAGCGTTTCTCAAATAGAGCCCAAAGAAAATCACATTCTACAGACAAAAGACGATACGTATAAGCACAATCAGTCCTATGTGTGCCAACCAAGAAGTCATAATGCTGCAAGTTTGTCAGATAACAGGGGTAAATGTAGCACAACACTCATTCATGAGACCAGTCTTCTATATCATGCAGAATCTAGTGCAGTAATGTTGCCAGAAAAGGGACAGGATCAAGCACCAGAGACTAACCAGGACCATCCTGATAGATGTCTGGTTCACTCTTCAGATAAACTTTCAGAGCAGTCATTGGTGCTGACATCATTGAACCTAAACCTCACAGGTGAGAAAACTGAGACACAAAGTGTACATCTTGATCTCAGGCACCCAAGTCATTTAAGTTGTCCCTCTAATGAAGCTAAGCTTAATCACAGCATAGAAGGTGAAAGTGAGCTCTCCAGAAGAGCAGTAGAGGACTTAAAAGAGAATCAGTCTACTCCAGGTGATAACTTAGTTGAAAAGCTCAGCACTGGATCATGCCTTATGTATGCAAACAACGTCATGGATAACACAGTCATGGATATTGCAAGCTGTGTTGAAGTCTCTAGCTGTGGACCATCAGACAACTGTGACCTCAGTCCTCCCATGACAGTAAAGCAAAAGGAGGATGGGAAAACTGGCAGTGATGTTCAAGAGATGGGTACTTTTAGATGGATAAAATGTTGTGAAGACTCATCTCCAGAGCTTGATATGGAAACAGTAAAGCGGGATGGCAGTACTCACTGCGAATTGTACAAAAGAATTCAACTTGATCAACTGTTGCCAAGCATGtttgaaaagcatgttttttcCTCAAGTACAGACAAAGATATGAGCAGACCTGTGGACAATATTTCCAAGCTAAAAAATGAAAGCAAAGATGACAGCGAAGCTGAAACAAACCTAAATATCAAAGTTACTCTAAAATCCAGCAAAACATCTGCTCATACTACAGAAGTGCTTTCTCTCTCTGAGCGATTTTCAAAAATCAAAGGCCTTCAAAAGAAATTGATTGAAAGAAACAACAAAATGATTCAAAGCAGAAGCGGAGGGTACAAAGAAACTGCAACTTGCAATGCTGAACTAATACAACTACTAGCTCAGAGGTACAGTAAATCGAAACTGTATGTAAAATACAACTACTTGAGCAGGCCAGGTTATAAGAAGTCATGCCTCAAAAAACAGCATACAGTTCTATCACTACGTCACTCTCTAAAGAGGAGCAAATATGTCAAGAAGACATCCTTCTGGAAAGCAAAGAGGAATATTAGCAGAGCAACTGTGTCAGCTGATGAAACATTAAACAGCAAAGCAACACCAGACTCTTCAAACAGTCAGTCTGAAATAGTCTTTACAGAACATGAAGATCAAGACCCAGACTCTAATTTAAGAATGTCTCACACATCTGATGATGGAAAATCATTGCATGTTCAGGGTTCTCAGGAGGCTACTGCCACTCTTCCTGAGCCCAAACTGATAGAGGAGCCAATAAATCCTACAGAAGATCTCTATAAAAATGATTCAGTCTGCACTGAGAAGGCAACAACAGATTTTACTCCATATCTAATCCCAGTAATAGTGGATAAAGGAGAACGAGTGAAGACAACCGAAAACATCTCCAATCAAAGCCAAATATCCTTGATCACATGCAGTAGCAAAAAGCAAGGGCGTAAAGAGTGCGAAGAGGAGAAAATGTTGCTAACTGTGACATCAGAGACTGGACTAAATCCGTTAAGAAAGGAGCTtttcacatttaaatttacaGTGGATGACAATGTAGATGCTGATTGTAAGGCATCAGAAACACACAGTGATATGCCTGCAAGCAACACAACCAACAGTCATAAAACTGAGCTCAGGTCAAACGTGACTCCAGAAGCCAAGTTGATGGATGCTATCAATGCTACAGCTGAGACAGAAACTATAAAATGTAGTGAGCAAAATGCAAATACGAAGAATACTCCAAATGTACAGTGTTTTGAAGGAACAGAACTCATGTCTGCATATATCCCACATATGAACCAATCATGTCTCAAAATGTTTACCAACACATCAAATGTCCACAGTGTTTGGAGTACTGATTCTGAGGCATTTGGATACACAACATTAGATTCAAAGCAGTGTAGGTCAGAGGCTTTGAACTGTACATCAAATAATGTTGTAGATCTTACTGTTGATGATCCAGCTTTGAGTGTCCAGTGTGAGATTTCTTCAAAACGCACAAAGAAGAACAGCAACACCAGTTTGCTCGGTTCTGACAAATCACAAAGTACCCCGACAATCAGAGACAACTGTAATTTATCAAGGCCAGACCAAAATAAAACCGATGAGGCAAACTCACCAGAAACCCAGCTCATTTCTAAACTAAGAGATTATTTGACCAAATTTGAGTCCACTGTCAAGAAACAAGAGTCAGTGAATGAAGATCTTAAAGAAAGGCCAGTTATGTGGATAACACTTGACAGCACTGCACATAAACAGCAATTGTATGAAAAAAGCCAGTACTGTATGGTGAACGTTCCTTGCCTGATGTCTCATGGGGgtgaaactgttaaaaaaaacaattcaagtgAATACACTGAAGCCCCTGCTAGGAAGGTTCTTCGAAGGGAACATGCTCGACATGGAACTGATGTTTGCCTATTAGTGCCTGTTGAACCTAAGAGAGGCAGACGATCTTCTCAAACCAAACGAACCAGTAAGCAAAGATCAAGGAGGAGCTCAGTACCTAGTGTCAGTCCTGACAGTACCAGTGCTTTAGACACCATCAAAGATAACAGTCCTCTCCCTTTGGCCCCAGTGAATGACCGGAGTGCTGTTTTCCCAGAAATCTCCATCAATAACACCTTTAATGCCCAGTTACAGATGCAAAGAAAGCAAACAACAGCCCAACAAAATTCCTCTGTGAATCTGAATAGTATATATGAACGACAGAGTCAAGAGAATCAATCTTTGAACACTGTAAAAATCATTGATGATGGCAATGTGAGCAGTACATTCGCTGACAATAAATACAGCATCAGTGACATTTCGAACACTCTTAAAAAAGCAGACCAGACAGTCTCATTAACCGAACTTGGATCTTTGCAGTCTAAATGCAAAAGCATGttgcagcattttattttaagttttgaaCAAGATCAGAAAGTGCCATTTAATCAATCTTTTGTCTCAAGGTGTCTCATCTTAGAGCAATATTTGGACCATCCACCTGCACAAGTAGACCTGAAGTATGAAGCAGTGAATTCTTACTTGGAGTTGCAGATGATGATGGAAGCTTGGCAGTTTGTAGAAAACAAAATCAACTTTCTGAGCGGTAAACCCACGTTTAGGAGTTTGCTATGGTATGACCCTTCTCTTTATGGAGAACTGTACAAAGGTGAGGTTGGCTTTCAGCAGCAGTCATCATTGTTTGCTTCTTTTCAAAAGATCTTGGCACAAGAGGGCTACAGTAAACTGCAGGAATACTACAGTGCGGTATTCTCCTTGCACAAACAGCTCAATGCAGCCCCTGATGCGTCATACTACATGTATCTGAAAAGTAAGCGTGAGATCCTTGAGGCTGAGGCTGCACTCAGAAATGCCCACGACATTAAAAGCTTCTTTTTATCTGTACCAATGTCTGCAATGATCAATTTAGGAGACAGTTTGGAAAGACTGGAAAAGATACACAAAGTGATAATGACTTTTGTGGAGACACCTTCGGATCAGTTGCCAGGGACATTTGATGTGGGCAAAGCAGAGCATCTTTCCATCACATGCAGATATCTCCAagaaaaagctcttttcatgAAGTCATGCAAAGATATGATTAGCAAAGTGTCATGGTTTGGAATTGAGCACCTTCTTTATGATGCCTCTAAGGTTCTAGTATGGCAAGACATGAGTCACGGTGCACCAAATGAAGTTCTCAAGACATATAAGAATTCAAACCCGCAGATTATTTTTGGGGTGACGGAGTCAGGTGTTACACTTGTAAACAAAGTGGAACAGCCCCCTCCATCCATAAATGGAGCAGAGATTTCAACGAAACAAAAGAGTGATGCTGCTCGGAAACGCAAGAGTTCACAGTTATGGGCGTCCTCTCAACCCAGTGTTGCACAG AGTGTAAAGGCTGATAAGGATGTGGCTTATAAAATGGCTAGGAGGTAG